The genomic window TTTAGTATTTCTTCATCTTTTAAAGAGACTGAATAAAAATCACAATAAAAGCATTTTTGTACGCAAAAAGGGATATGTATATATATCCCTTTTTTAGTTTCCTTAATCATTTTCTATATCTAAAACTGTCATAAAAGCATCTCTAGGCACTTCAATGTGTCCAATTTGCTTCATGCGTTTTTTTCCTTCTTTTTGTTTTTCTAAAAGTTTTTTCTTACGGGTAATATCTCCACCATAACACTTTGCCAAAACATCTTTTCTAATAGCTTTTACCGTTTCTCTTGCAATAATTTTACTTCCAATTGTCGCTTGTATTGATACTTCATACATTTGTCGCGGTATTATTTTGCGAAGTTTTCCTGCAATTGATCTAGCTCTATAATATGCTTTTTCTCTATGAGCTATAAAACTTAAAGCATCTACCGTTTCCCCGTTTAATAATATATCTAATTTAACTAAATCAGAAACCTCATAACCACTTATTTCATAATCTAAAGAAGCATAACCTCTAGTTCTTGATTTAAGAGCATCAAAGAAATCATAAAGAATTTCTGATAATGGTAACTTATAAGATACTATTACTCTAAGAGGGGTTATATATTCCATATTTATAAAGTTACCTCTTTTATCTTGGCAAAGCTCCATTACTGTTCCAACGTAATCATTTGGAACCATTATTGATGCTTTAACATATGGCTCTAAAACACTATCAATTTTTTGTGCACTAGGCCAATCAGTGGGATTTTGAATATATTCTTCTTCTCCATCAGTTAATACAACTTGGTATATTACACTTGGAGCTGTGGCTAATAAGTTAAGATCATACTCTCTTTCTAATCGCTCGCGAATAATCTCCATGTGTAAAAGCCCTAAAAAGCCACATCTAAAACCAAAACCTAAAGCTTCAGAACTATCAGGTTCATAATGTAATGATGCATCATTTAGCTTTAATTTATCTAAAGCATCTCTTAATTTTTCAAAATCGTTATTTTCTAGAGGGTATAAACCACAGAAAACAACTGGTTTGACTTCTTTATACCCAGGCAAAGCACTTTCAGCAGGATTTCCAGCACTTGTGATAGTATCACCAACCTTGGTATCCCCTACATTTTTTATTCCTGCAGCTAAATAACCAACTTCTCCTGCTTTTAGTTGATCAACCTGAGTCATATAAGGTGATAATACACCTATTTCACTAACTTCAAACTCTTTACCCGTTGACATCATCTTAATCATGTCACCTTTTTTTAAAGTACCAGAATCAATCCTAATATAAGATATTGCTCCTTTATATGAGTCAAAATATGAATCAAATATTAAAGCCTTTAATGAATCGTTTTCGTTTCCAACAGGTGGTGGAACATTTTCCACAATAGCTTCGAGTACATCCTCAATACCAGTGCCTAATTTAGCCGAAATAGGTATAATCTCTTCTTTACTTAGACCTATTACATTTTCAATTTCATCTTTTACACCTTCAACATCCGCACCAGGTAAGTCTATCTTATTAGCAACACCTATCATTTCTAAGTTTAAATCCATAGCCATATATACATTAGCTAAAGTTTGTGCTTCAATTCCTTGAGAAGCATCTACTACTAATAGTGCCCCTTCACATGCTGCTAAACTCCTAGATACTTCATAAGAAAAATCAACATGACCGGGTGTATCAATTAAATTTAACAAATATTCATTTCCATCTTTAGCAGTATAATTAAACCTAACAGGTTGCAATTTT from Candidatus Syntrophocurvum alkaliphilum includes these protein-coding regions:
- the lepA gene encoding translation elongation factor 4, yielding MQERIRNFSIIAHIDHGKSTLADRLLEFTNTLTEREMKEQFLDKMDLEREKGITIKLQPVRFNYTAKDGNEYLLNLIDTPGHVDFSYEVSRSLAACEGALLVVDASQGIEAQTLANVYMAMDLNLEMIGVANKIDLPGADVEGVKDEIENVIGLSKEEIIPISAKLGTGIEDVLEAIVENVPPPVGNENDSLKALIFDSYFDSYKGAISYIRIDSGTLKKGDMIKMMSTGKEFEVSEIGVLSPYMTQVDQLKAGEVGYLAAGIKNVGDTKVGDTITSAGNPAESALPGYKEVKPVVFCGLYPLENNDFEKLRDALDKLKLNDASLHYEPDSSEALGFGFRCGFLGLLHMEIIRERLEREYDLNLLATAPSVIYQVVLTDGEEEYIQNPTDWPSAQKIDSVLEPYVKASIMVPNDYVGTVMELCQDKRGNFINMEYITPLRVIVSYKLPLSEILYDFFDALKSRTRGYASLDYEISGYEVSDLVKLDILLNGETVDALSFIAHREKAYYRARSIAGKLRKIIPRQMYEVSIQATIGSKIIARETVKAIRKDVLAKCYGGDITRKKKLLEKQKEGKKRMKQIGHIEVPRDAFMTVLDIEND